The proteins below are encoded in one region of Cucurbita pepo subsp. pepo cultivar mu-cu-16 chromosome LG10, ASM280686v2, whole genome shotgun sequence:
- the LOC111803757 gene encoding uncharacterized protein LOC111803757, protein MATFGPIPLHHAVTIRLTKNNFIIWRAQLLPYLRSTKLMGYLDGTNAAPAKMVPSSTAADAELIRVELATSKKRDQSAVNYFCKIKELATELAAADSALQDDDVIAYLLAGLGPDYDPFVTSMTTKSEALTLDDVGRVELQLNLGSSANYASHGGQQKNHGRRDRGRGRSQGYALSRPGGDRRGPSARLSCQICGKVGHTVIRC, encoded by the exons ATGGCGACCTTTGGCCCAATCCCTCTACACCATGCTGTCACAATTCGTCTAACcaaaaacaacttcatcataTGGCGCGCCCAGCTCCTCCCCTACCTACGGAGTACGAAGCTTATGGGCTACCTCGATGGCACCAATGCCGCACCTGCCAAGATGGTTCCTTCCTCAACTGCTGCTGATGCTGAGCTG ATTCGTGTTGAGCTCGCCACGTCCAAGAAACGAGATCAATCTgctgtaaattatttttgcaagATCAAAGAGCTGGCCACCGAGCTGGCCGCCGCCGACTCTGCCTTGCAGGATGATGATGTGATTGCGTATCTTCTCGCTGGTCTTGGCCCTGACTATGATCCCTTCGTCACCTCAATGACTACCAAGAGTGAAGCCCTCACgcttgatgatgt TGGTCGTGTTGAACTTCAGTTAAATCTTGGATCTTCTGCCAATTATGCTAGTCATGGTGGTCAGCAGAAGAATCATGGGCGTAGGGATCGTGGTCGTGGTCGTTCTCAAGGTTATGCACTCTCTCGTCCTGGTGGTGATCGCCGTGGCCCTTCTGCTCGTCTTTCCTGCCAGATCTGCGGCAAAGTGGGGCATACTGTTATCCGCTGCTAG